The Desulfococcus multivorans DNA window TCGTTATATGTCTGATATCAATACCTTGCCTTTTGTCCCTGAACAGCCGCCGAACCCACGCCGGCGACTCCGGCAACCTGTTGGAAAATGAGGTGTCGGTTTCTGAAATCGAGCCGGATCAGCGGGGCGGCAAAGCCTACAGGCTTACCTATCGGGTGCCCGTGCCAATCGATGTGTACTGGCAATTCAAAACGGATTTCGACAATGATTTTCTGGTCAGCAACAAATTCATCCGCGAGCATCATTTCATTTCGCGCACCGGCGACACCGCCGTTACGGAAAATAAGTACATCCATGGCCCGGATGTGTTTTTCAGATGGCAAACCACCATATTCCAGGATACCTATAATCTGGAGTTCGTCCTTTTAAATCCTGAAGCGTGCGGGCAGAAATTTCATTATGGGTCCATACAACTGGAACCGGTGCCGGAAGGGACAAAAGTTACCCAGACGGCCTATTTCGACTTCTGGGGGGCCTCGTTTTGGGCGGCGTATCCCTGGGGGGGCGGGATGACGGACTTTCTGACATACACGGCACATTGGGAGCAGGATGTTGTCATGCGCCTCAAGAATCGCTGATTCAATGAATCCGACAAACATCGGAGGAGAGGGGAAGATGCCGGGGCGCAGGTGCCTGAGCCTTTGGCCTTTCTTTGTTGTCGCGTTTTTTGCGCTTCATCTGGCGGGTTGTGCCGTCGTTTCCCGCCCCACCCGATCGCTTCGTTATGGTGACGCCGATGCGCCGGGCCGTTGCGCTGAATTTTTTGCATCCATGGATCAACAGGCATCGAAAGCTCGAGTACTTGACGCCGGAGCCTTCAGGGTCAGAGGCTACCCCTACTTGAGGGTGAACCGCTTTCTGGCATCCTTTCGGAACGAGGTCGCCGGAAATGACGCTTTCGCTGCATGGGTCAATCGGATGCAGGCTCTGGATCAGGAAGCCCGCAGAGCTGAAATTGCCAATCTGCCTAGGGCGGTTGCCGGCTCCTCAACCGCATCGGCGGATCAGGCCGAACTCAACCTCAGGGTAGCCTGTTGCGGCAATCTTTTAAAAGCGGCGGATTTCAATGACGGGGAAAAGCAGGCAGCGCTGCAGAAAAACGTCACTGTACCCGATGAATACCTGGTGGCCCCCCGGGTCCTGGGACTCTACCCCCTGACCGGTTTGCTGGTGTCCCATGGGGTGTCGAACTGGCATGCCGAGGTGCGCCGGACCTTCTCCACAGAGCCGCCGGTCGGCCGGCAATCCATTCGTTATGCACCCGAGAATAGCAGTCAATGGGCAGACCCGGGCCAGATCGTAAAGCGGGTCAAGCGCGATGCCCTGGGAATACCGAACTATCCGCCTTCCGCACGAAAGGCGCTTTTCAGCGCTTTCGCACCCATCTGGGAGGTTCGGTCGGCGGCCGGATACGATCGAATCGGCGAGCCGTCCTGGGCCGCCGGAAGCGAACTCACCATCGATACCCGGAAGCATGTCACCTACACACTCCTGTCCTTTACCCGTTTCGGGGAAGAGATCCTTACCCAGCTCAATTACATCATCTGGTTTCCCGAACGGCCCAGGGCGAATGCGCTTGACCTGTACGGCGGGCTGCTGGATGGGGTGAACTATCGCGTGACACTGGATAACGACGGTGAACCGCTGCTTTACGAAACCATTCACAATTGCGGGTGCTATTACAAGGCTTACCCCACCCGAAGGCTTAAAGTGCGCAAAGAAATCGACTATGCTGAAAAGCCCCTGATCCTCCAGGCGCCCGACCTGACGCCGTCAAAGGAAACGATGGCTGTGGCTATGGAAAGCCGGACACATTACGTCCGGCACCTTTACCCGATACCCCGCCTGATGCAGCTTGAAACGGCACGGTATTCATTTGCGGACTATAACCGGCTTCGCAGCCTTCCGCTTCCCGGAGGCGGGCACCGGAGCATGTTCGGAGAAGACAGTCTTGCGCCGGGAAGCGAGCGGCTGGAAAGATTGATTCTATGGCCGACAGGGGTTGTATCCCCCGGTGCCATGCGTCAGTGGGGAAGACATGCCGTGGCCTTCGTAGGAAAGTGGCATTTTGACGATCCGTTTGCATTGGAAAAGATGTTCACCAAAGCGGATTGCGAGTGATGCGGCAAGCCGTGTTTCACCCCCTGTGAAGCGTTGGTGGATCAGCTTTAATGTCGATAACGCATTATTTTTTTAAAAGCTCAACTTTCGACTTTCATAGGCCGGCACCTCTTTCCGGTTACCATCATGAAAGTCGAAAGTTGAATTAAAAGCTGAATGACCGCCGGATACTTGAAGTGACGTTACAGCTGCTATATACCATTTCCCTGAACGGACATACGGCGATGTCTTCGAGAATCGGCCCACGGTTGTCTGGAGCGGTATGGGAACGAACCATTTTTTCCCGGCATCGCCCGATGAATACCGAAAGTCGAATGGATGATATGAAGGAATTGTGGGAAAAGGAGAGAATCGATGGAGATACAAGAGAAAAAAATTCTGGTGACCGGCGCAAACGGCGGCATCGGGACGGCACTTGTCAAGGCCTTGCTGGACAAAGGGGCCGCAAAGGTCTATGCGGCGGCCCGAAGCACTGAAGCGGTTGCCGGACGGGTGTCTGGGGGTGCCGGCCGGGTTGTTGCGGTCCGACTGGATATCACCGATGAGGACAGTGTCGCGGCAGCAGCGGAACAGTGCGGCGACAGCGATCTGGTCATCAACAATGCCGGGGTGAACCGGTGTGTGGGATTGCTCGCCCCCGACGGAATGGCCGCCGCCCGCCGGGAGATGGCGGTCAACTTTTTCGGCACCCTCGCAGTCTGCAGGGCCTTCGCACCGATGATGGCCGCCCGCGGCAGCGGCGTCATCGCCAATGTCTGCTCCATCATCGGCATGGTCAACCTGCCGGTCAACGGCACCTACTGCGCCTCCAAGGCGGCCGTCCATTCTCTCATACAGGGGCTGCGGGCCGAACTGGCTCCCAAAGGGGTGCGGGTGGTCGGCATCTACCCCGGTCCGGTGGATACCCGGATGACCGCCGGTCAGGAGATGCCCAAGGCAACCCCCGAGCAGGTGGCCGCAGCTATCGTGGCGGGCCTGGAAGGGGATGCCGAGGAGATTTTTCCCGATCCGATGTCCCAGGAGGTCCATCAGGGTCTGCTGAAGGACCCCAAACAGGTGGAGCGGGAATTCGCGCAGATGATTCCGGCAGCTGCAACAGAGGGCCCTGCGAAGTCTGGCGGCGGATCTGGAAAAGTGTAATGACGGGGATTTTGGAAATGGTCATGGAGAAAAGAGGAAAATATTGGCGGAGGAGATGAGCAGATGAAAAAAACAGGTTTTTTGATCGCGTTTCTTTTTTTAACGGGTTGCGCAAGCGGTCCTGTTCTGTATCCCAATGCGCATCTCCAGAGGGTCGGTGAGACGCAGGCCCAAAAGGATGTTGCGCTGTGTGAGGCCCAGGCCGATGCGTATGTCAAATCCGACGCGGGCATTGCGGCGGCCAAAAGTATGGCCATTGGCGGGGCGGGGGGCGCCGTGGTCGGGGGCGCCGTAGGGGCTGTGACGGGCAACCTGGGGAGAGGCGCTGGTGTCGGCGCTGCCGCCGGCGCTGCGACGGGATTGGTGCAGGGGATCGTCCGGGCTTCTGAACCGAGCCCCGTATTCAAGAACTTCATGATCCGGTGTCTATCGGAAAAAGGGTATGAGGTCATCGGATGGGAATGACGACCAGCGCCGTGGGGCAGCTCGTCACTGCTTTCCGGTCGCCGTCACGGCCGTGGGATTATGAATCGGCTTTGAAACAAACGGGTCTTGAGATTCGGCGTCAATCCTGTTAAATTTCATAAAATGTTTTTCCCGTTGATCATGGGATGTTTCAGAGGATGTTTCAGAAAAGCACGACTTGCTTCAGGTCACGATCATGAAAGTCGAAAGTTGAATAAGTATTTGATTCAGTCTTGAAGGTTGAGGAAATGAATTTTGTTACTGTCCAGGGCCGCCGCATCGAAGTTGCGAGGCTCTCGTCCGCCCGTCCCCGGCAGGGATATCCCACCATCGTGTTTCTCCATGAAGGCCTGGGTTCTGTCGCGATGTGGCGAGACTTTCCGCAGCAGGTTGCCGATGCCGTCGGGTGCGATGCGGTGGTCTATTCCCGCTACGGCTACGGCAACTCCGATCCCCTCGTTCAGCCCCGCGACGTGCGCTTCATGCATGATGAGGGATTGAACGCCCTGCCCGAGCTGCTCGACAAACTTTCCATTGAACGGCCCATTCTTTTTGGCCACAGCGACGGGGCGTCCATCGCTCTGATTCATGCCGGGGGGGCGAAGCGGCCCCTGGCCGGCGTGATCGTCATGGCGCCGCACGTGCTGATCGAGGACGTCTGCATCGACAGCATCAAGGCGATCAAGAGGGTTTACGACGATCCCAAAACCCGACTGAGAGAGCGTCTCGCCAGGTTCCATGCCGACGTCGATTCCGCTTTCAGAGGGTGGAACGACATCTGGCTGGATCCGGAACTTCCCTCCTGGAACATCGAGGCGTATCTCCCGGCCATCGATTGCCCGATCCTGGCGATACAGGGCGAGGACGATGCTTACGGCACCATGGATCAGATCGACTGCATCGCCCGGCAGGCCGGGGATGTCCGGCTGCTCAAACTGGCTGATTGCGGTCATTCCCCCCACAAGGACAAGCCTGCCGAGGTGCTTGACGCGGTGACCGCTTTCGTTGAACGAATCGTGAAAACCTGATCCGATATCGATTCCGGTTGCAGAGCGAATGGGAAAGGGGAAATACCGGCGAGCCCGGCCATGAATTTCGACTATAACGCCCTTGATCACCTCCGTCAGACCCATCCGGCCTGGCGTCTCCTGTGCGCCAAGTATGCGCCCCTGACGGCAAGTTTCCTTCACCGGGTGTTCATCGTCCCCAATGTGCGCATCCTGGCGGAGGCCGATCTGGTCGAGGCGCTGGAGGACGAGCTCTTCGTTCTGCGGGAACAGATGGGGAATGATGCTTTTCCCGGTTCGGCGCGGAGCTATCTCACCGATTGGGCGGATAACGACAAGGGGTGGCTTCGCAAATTCTATCCTCCCGGGACCGACGAGCCGCACTATGACCTGACGCCGGCCTCCGAAAAGGCCCTGGCCTGGCTGGAGGGTTTGACCGACCGGGCCTTTGTGGGCACCGAGTCGCGCCTTCTTACCCTGTTCGAGCTGCTGCGGCAGATGAGCGAGGGGACCCAGACCGATCCCGAGGCCCGGATCGCCGAGCTCAAGCGGCGCCGCGACGAGATCGACGGCGAGATCGACCGGATCCTTGCCGGAGACATCCCGCTGCTCGACGATACGGCGCTGAAGGATCGATTCCAGCAGTTTCTGCAATTGGCCCGGGAACTGTTGACCGATTTTCGCGAGGTAGAGCACAACTTCCGCGTCCTCGACCGACGGGTGCGGGAGCGCATCGCTCTCTGGGAGGGGGGCAAGGGGGCGCTGCTCGAGGAGATCATGAGCGAGCGCGACGCCATCGCCGATTCGGACCAGGGGAGAAGCTTTCGCGCCTTCTGGGATTTTCTCATGTCCCAGTCCCGGCAGGAGGAGCTGAGCCGCCTCCTGGAGGAGGTTCTGGCCCTTCCGCCAATCCAGGCCATGCAACCGGAGCCGCGTCTGTACCGGGTGCATTACGACTGGCTGGAGGCCGGCGAGCACACCCAGCGCACCGTGGCCCGCCTGTCGGAGCAGCTGCGGCGGTTTCTCGACGATCAGGCCTGGCTGGAGAATCGGCGTATCATGGACATCCTGCATCATATTGAAACCCGGGCCCTGGCGCTCCGGGAAACCATTCCGCAGGGGGATTTCATGTCCCTGGCCGAAACCGGCGCCGACATCGATCTGCCCCTGGAGCGGCCCCTGTTCCGTCCGGCGGTTCAGAATCGAATTACCGAGACGGCCGTCGACGAAGGGGACGCCGAGGTCGATACAGGGGTGCTTTTTTCCCAGGTCGTCGTCGATCGGGCCGAGCTGTCCGGGTATATCCGGCGGGAGCTCCAGATGCGGGATCAGGTCAGCCTCGGTGAAATCGTCGCCCGGCATCCCCTGCGTCACGGCCTGGCCGAGGTGGTCGTCTATCTGCAACTGGCTTCGGAATGGCCCTGGACCACCGTGGACGAAGAACACCGGGAGCGGCTGCGTTGGCGCACCGAAACGGGCCGCGTCCGGGAGGCGATCTTGCCGCGCGTCATTTTATTGAGGAACGGATGATGGAAACGAATGCTGTCGGAACGAACCTGTCCGACGAGTCGCCATACGAGCTGTCGGCCGTCGTGATTCCCCTGCTCAAAGGGATCATCTACCAGGAAGACAGCCCGGCGCTTTGGCTCGCCCTCGTCAATCTGCAGGCCGGGGTGCGGGATTATGTCGCCGTGCTCGGACTGGAGTTGATGCTCGACGAGGCCGAGGGATACGCGTTTCTGCGCTCCCGGGAGGAGGACCCCGACGTCGCCGGCACGCCCCGCCTTGTCGCGCGGCGACAGCTTTCCTATCCGGTCAGCCTCCTGCTGGCACTGCTGCGCAAGAAACTGGCGGAGTTCGACGCCGGCGGCGCCGATACCCGGTTGATTCTTTCCCGGGACGAGGTGGTGGAACTGATCCGCATTTTTCTCCCCGCCGGAAGCAATGAGACCCGGCTGATCGATCAGATCGACACCCATCTCAACAAGATCGCCCAACTCGGTTTTGTGCGACGCCTGCGTGGTCAAAAACAGATGATCGAAGTGCGGCGGATTCTCAAGGCCTTCGTCGATGCCCAGTGGCTGTCCGATTTTGACCGGCGTCTGGCTGAATATCGGGAAGAGACGGCCGGAACCCGGGAGACGACCGATGATTGAAACGCAGGAACTCGAATTCATCAAAGACGACCGGCTGGCGGGATTTCGTCTGCAGCGCCTCGAGGTGTTCAACTGGGGAACCTTTGACAGACGGGTCTGGACCCTGCGGCTGGACGGAAGGAACGGGCTGCTGACGGGGGATATCGGGTCCGGGAAATCGACGATGGTCGATGCGGTGACCACGCTGCTGGTGCCGAGCCGGCGTATCACCTACAACAAGGCGGCCGGCGCGGATGCCCGGGAGCGCTCCCTCAGATCCTACGTGCTGGGTTATTACAAATCGGAGCGGCAGGCAACCCTCGGCAGCGCCAAACCGGTCGCCCTTCGCGACGCCAATACCTATTCGGTCATTCTGGGGGTTTTTCACAATGCGGGTTACGGCAAGACGGTCACCCTGGCCCAGGTTTTCTGGATGAAGGATAGCGCGGGCCAACCTGATCGGCTCTATGCCGCCTGCGAGGGAGATCTTTCTATTGCGACCGATTTTTCGAATTTCGGCGCCGATATGACCGGGCTTCGAAAGCGTCTGCGCAAGGCCGATATCAAGCTGTTTAACAGTTTCCCCCCCTATGGGGCCTGGTTTCGACGGCGCTTCGGCATTGACAACGAACAGGCCCTGGACCTGTTCCTCCAGACCGTATCCCTCAAGTCGGTGGGAAACCTCACGGATTTCGTTCGCACCCACATGCTCGAACCCTTTGATGTGGACGTGCGCATCACTGCCCTCATACAGCATTTCGATGACCTCAACAGGGCGCACGAGGCGGTCCTCAAGGCCAAAAGACAGGTCGAGATGCTCACGCCCTTGGTGGCTGACTGCGACCGCCACGGAGAACTGGTGCAGGCGGTCGACGGCCTGCGGGCCTGCCGCGAAGCGCTCTCCCCCTGGTTTGCCGGGCAAAAGCTGGGGCTGCTGGAAAAGCGTCTGACCCTTTTGCAGGAAAATCTGGCGCGGCATACGGTCGTAATCGAGCGCCTGGAGGAGCAGCGTCGGGTATACCAGGGGCGTGAGCGTGAATTGCGTCGCAGCATAGCTGAAAACGGCGGCGATCGCATCGACCGGATCGGCGCTGAAATATCGCACCAGAAAGCGTCTCTTGAGCGCCGAAAGGCCAAGGCGGACCGCTATGCGGAGCTGGTGCGCTCCCTGGACAGGGTTCCTGCGACGAACCCGGAGGACTTCCTTGTTCAGCAGCGGGATTTCGAGGCTCTGCGGGAAGCGGCGGTGATCGCGGAAGATCGGGTGCTCAACGACCTCAATGCCCTGGGGGTCTCCTTCGCCCAGGAGCGCAGGGAACATGAAAGGCTTCAAGAGGAGATCACCGGTTTGAAGTCGCGCCGCACCAATATCGATGAAAAACAGATCGCCATGCGCCGGATGCTGTGCGGCGCGGTGAACCTGGCTGAAGTCGATCTCCCCTTTGCCGGCGAGCTGTTGCAGGTGCGCGAAGCGGCACGGGACTGGGAGGGGGCCATCGAGCGGCTGCTGCACAATTTCGGGCTTTCCCTGCTGGTGCCCGACCGGCATTACGCAAAAGTCGCCGACTGGGTGGACCGGACGTACCTGAAGGGTCGGCTGGTCTATTTCCGGGTGCGGAAGCCCCGCCGGGGGAATGCCGTACCCCCGCACCCCGATGCATTGACGGGGAAACTGGCGATCAAAACCGATTCCCCTTATTACGCCTGGTTGGAACAGGAGATCACCCACCGTTTCGACGTGGTCTGTTGTGCCGATCAGGATGCCTTTCGGCGTGAGCGTAAAGCCGTGACGAAGGCGGGTCAGATCAAGATGCCGGGTGAGCGCCATGAAAAGGACGACCGCCACCGTCTCGACGACCGCCGCCGCTATGTGCTGGGTTGGAGCAACGCCGCCAAAATCGCCGCTCTGGAGGAGAGCGCCCGCCGCGGCGAAGACCGGCTGACTGAACTCGGCAGCCGGATCGCCGACTTGCAGAAGGAACAGAAGCAGATCCGGGAACGCCTGGGGACCTTCTTCAAGATCAACGAGCACAAGGAATTTCGCGATCTCGACTGGCAACCGGCGGCCGTGGCGATCGCCCGGCTCGAAGCGGAGAAACGGGAGCTGGAGGCGGCTTCCGACCTCCTGCAGACCCTGGCCGCGCAGCTCGAGACCCTGGAGGGGGATCTGGCGGCCGTCGAGCGCCGGCTGGACCAGCGCAAGGACAACCGTTCCGAGACCCGGGAAAAGATGCGGGCCGCCGAGGCACAGCGGGAACAGACCGCCCGGCTTCTGGAAGGGTCCGGCGGCGAGGCCTCGGCCCGGTTCGGGCAGTTGGAGACCCTGTGCATGGAAGCACTCGGCGAGCATCGGCTGACCGTCGAGTCCTGTGACCATCGCGAACGGGAGATGCGGGACTGGCTTCGAGGGAAAATCGATGCCGAGGAGAAGAAGGTCGCGCGCCTCCGGGAAAAAATCATCAGGGCGATGACCGAATACAAGGAAGCGTGGAAACTGGAAACCCGGGACGTGGATGTCAGCGTCGCGGCCGGCTTCGAATACCGGGCCATGCTCGATCGGCTGCGCGCCGACGATCTGCCGCGATTCGAGGCGCGCTTCAAGGAACTTCTCAACGAGAACACCATCCGCGAGGTGGCCAACTTCCAGTCCCAACTGGCGCGGGAGCGGGAGACCATCAAGGAGCGCATCGCCCGAATCAACGGGTCGCTATTCCAAATCGACTACAATCCCGGCCGCTACATCACCCTCGATGCCCAGGCGACCCTCGATGCCGACGTCCGTGACTTTCAGACCGAACTGCGGGCCTGTACCGAAGGGGCCCTGACCGGATCGGAAGACGCCCAGTACTCCGAGGCGAAATTCCTGCAGGTGCGACGGATCATCGAGCGGTTTCGGGGGCGCGAGGAGCATACCGAGCTGGACCGGCGCTGGACGGCCAAGGTCACCGACGTGCGCAACTGGTTTGTCTTTGCCGCCAGTGAACGCCGGCGTGAGGACGACAGTGAACATGAACATTACGCCGATTCCGGCGGCAAGTCAGGGGGGCAGAAGGAGAAACTCGCCTATACGGTCCTCGCCGCCAGCCTGGCCTACCAGTTCGGCCTCGAATGGGGGGCGGTCCGATCGCGCTCCTTCCGCTTCGTGGTGATCGACGAAGCCTTCGGGCGCGGTTCGGATGAATCGACCCATTACGGCCTGCAGTTGTTCGACCAACTCAATCTGCAGTTGCTCATCGTCACGCCGCTCCAGAAGATTCACGTCATCGAACCCTTTGTCGCCATGGTCGGGTTTGTGCACAACGGGGACGGGCGTTGCTCGGTCTTGCGCAACCTCAGCATCGAGGACTACCGCGCCGAAAAGCGGCGGCTTCAGACATGAGCTGGACGACCCCGGAAGATCTGCGCGGCCAGGTGCGGCGGCTGTGGGATCGCGGCCTGCTGCCGGCCGCCCTTGCCGGCGGCGATACGATATTTCCCCGCCGTCTTGTCCTGAAGGGGCCGTCTTCGAGAGAACTGGCGGAACGCTTCGACGACGTGCGCCGATGGATCGCCCGCCTGGAGAAAGGGGCTGAATTCTATCGCGTGGGATGGCGAACCGTCAACCATCGCATCCTGGGCGTCAACGCGGTGCCGGATGAAATATGGATCGATTCCCTGGATGACGCCCTCGGGCTGATCGACAAACGGCGGGACGCCGAGCGGTTTGCGGCGCTGATCTCCCTGACCCGGGAGCGCCGGCCGGAACTCTCGGCCTGGCTGGCCAAACGGCCGCTTCGAGGATTGGCGCTGGCCGACGATTGGGCGCGGCTGCTGGACATCGTCGACTGGCTGCGCCGACATCCCCGCCCCGATATCTACCTGCGCCAGGTGGACGTCCCCGGCGTCCACAGCAAATTCATCGAAAGGCATCGGGCCGTGCTGAGCGAGCTCTTCGATCTGGTGATGCCGCTTGCCGCGGTGGATGCAAGCGCCGGCGGCATCGGGGGGTTCTGCCGGCGGTACGGATTCCGCGACAAGCCGATGCGGGTACGCTTTCGAACTCTGGACCCGGACTTGTCACCGTTCACCACAACGGCCGATCTCGACATGACCTTGACCCGCGATGTCTTCGATCGCCTGGCGCTGCCGGTCGCGAGGGTATTCATTACGGAAAACGAGGTCAATTTCCTGGCGTTTCCACCGGTTTCCGGCACGGTCGTGATCTTCGGCGCAGGCTATGGTTTCGATAACCTGGCCGGTGCCGAATGGTTGCGCGTCGGAGAGATTCACTACTGGGGCGATATCGACACCCATGGCTTTGCGATTCTCAATCAACTGCGGCGGTATTTCCCCGACGCGGCCTCTTTTCTGATGGATGAGCCGACACTCCTGGCCCATCGTGTGCATTGGGGGACCGAACCGAACCCGGAAACCGGAGACCTCGAGCGCCTGACCCCGGAGGAGAGCGCCCTCTACGATGCACTGCGCCGGAACCGTTGGGGAAATCGCATCCGCCTGGAACAGGAAAAAATCGGTTTCAATTGCGTGGCGTCGGCGCTGGAAAGACTCTCGAGACCGGATTGAAATATTCGTGAATATTTTTCAGGATGAAGGGTTCGGCGCCCTGGACGACACCGCGTGGGACGCGGGCCTTATCCTCCCGGCACCGGCCTGTGAAAGTCGAAAGTTGAGTAACGGCATCGAATATCATGATGCCGCAACAATCCATTTGAGACGGTTTCGCGGCCTGCGAGGCCGTCCCGCTTGAAAGCGATTCAAGCGGTTGAGACAAAAGGAGGCTTCATGGAAATACCCAAGGCGAAAAAGATGGAAATGCTCCGGTCGCTGCTGCTTTCCCGCAGATTCGAGGAGACCCTCACGGAACTGTGTAAAATCGACGGAAAAATTCCCGGGATGATGATCCTGTGCACCGGCCAGGAGGCGGTCGGCGCGGGGGTATGCGCGGCGTTGCAGCCCGAGGACGCCATTATTACCAATCACCGCAGCCACAGCCATCTGCTGGCCAAGGGCGCCGATCCCAATTCGCTGATGGCGGAGATATACGGCAAGCGGACGGGATGCAACAAGGGGAAGAGCGGGACGCTGCACCTGGCGGTGCCCGAGATCAACGCCCCCTGTACGACCACCGTGGTCGGGGGCGGGCCGCCCATTGCCGCCGGGAGGGCCTTTGCCCAGCAGTATCGGGGAGAGAAATCCGTCACCGTCTGTTTCATCGGGGACGGCGCGGCCAACGAGGGCTCTTTTCACGAAGCCCTGAACCTGGCAAGCGTGTGGCACCTTCCGGTGATTTTCGTGTGCGAGAACAATCTGTATGCCGGGGCCCAGCGCTATGAAGAACATACCCGGGTCGAACATATCGCGGATCGGGCGGCGGGTTATGCCGTTCCGGGGGTGGTGGTCGACGGGAACGACGCACTGGCGGTCTATGCGTCGGCAGTGGATGCCCGGGCCCGGGCCATCGCCGGCAAGGGGCCGACGCTCATCGAGTACAAGACCTACCGTTGGCGGGGGCACGGCGAAAGCGATCTTCAGCTTTACCAGCCCAGGGAGGAGATCGCGGCCTGGCAGGCGGCGTGTCCGATCCCGAAACTTCGCGGCGATATGCTTGCCCAGGGACTCATCAGCGCCGATGAATTGGCGGCGATGGAACGGGCGGTCGAGGCCGTCGTGAAGGCGGCCGTTCGCTTTGCCGAGGAGAGCCCTTATCCCGAGCCTCACGAGGCCCTGGAGGATGTTTTCGCTTAAATAATTTCCACGGATGAAAGGAAGGATATCATGCAGCAATTAGGGATGGGACAGGCTGTGAATCAGGCCCTGAGGGAAGAGATGTCGCAGGACCCCGATGTCTTCATCGCCGGAGAGGGCGTGGGCGTGAGCATACACGAAAGCCCGATGCTTCCCACGGCGGGGTTGCTGAAGGCGTTCGGGCCGGAGCGCGTCAGGGACACGCCGGTTTCGGAGGCGGCCATCGCGGGATTGGCCGTGGGGGCGGCCGAAGCGGGCCTGAAACCGGTTGTGGAGATTATGTTCAACCCTTTTTTTACGCTCGCTTCGGACATGATTGTCAACCATGCCGCCAAACTGCGTTACCTGTCGGGGGGCAAGTCGTCCTTTCCGCTGGTGGTGCGAATGAAAGCCGGTGCCGGGTTCGGCGCGGGGTGTCAGCACTCCCATAACCTGGAGGCCTGGGTCGCCCACTGCCCCGGGCTGAAGGTGGTCATGCCCGGCACCCCGGCCGATGCCAAAGGGCTGCTCAAATCGGCCATCCGGGATCCCAACCCCGTTGTTTTCATCGAGGACATGATGCTCTATTTTGTGCCCGGACCGGTTCCCGAGGGAGAGTACCTGATTCCCATCGGAGAAGCCGATATCAAACGGCAGGGCCGGGACGTCACCGTGGTGACGTGGTCCAAGATGGTGGGGACGGCTCTGAAGGCGGCCGAGGAACTGGCCCGGGAAGGCGTCGAAGCGGAGATCGTGGATTTGCGGACCTTGGTTCCCCTGGACACGAGGACCATTCTTTCCTCCGTACGCAAGACCGGCCGCCTGGTGGTGTTGCACGAGGCCACGCGAACCGGCGGTTTTGCCGGTGAAGTGGCGGCCGTGGTGATGGAAGAGGCCTTCGCCGATCTGAAAGCCCCGTTGCGGCGAGTGACCGGCCCGGACATTCCGGTGCCGGCAAGTCCTCCGTTGGAGCGTTTTTACATCCCCGATGCAGCGCAGGTGGTCTCGGCGGTGAAGGAGATTCTGTAGGCAGA harbors:
- a CDS encoding alpha/beta fold hydrolase, whose translation is MNFVTVQGRRIEVARLSSARPRQGYPTIVFLHEGLGSVAMWRDFPQQVADAVGCDAVVYSRYGYGNSDPLVQPRDVRFMHDEGLNALPELLDKLSIERPILFGHSDGASIALIHAGGAKRPLAGVIVMAPHVLIEDVCIDSIKAIKRVYDDPKTRLRERLARFHADVDSAFRGWNDIWLDPELPSWNIEAYLPAIDCPILAIQGEDDAYGTMDQIDCIARQAGDVRLLKLADCGHSPHKDKPAEVLDAVTAFVERIVKT
- a CDS encoding DUF3375 domain-containing protein produces the protein MNFDYNALDHLRQTHPAWRLLCAKYAPLTASFLHRVFIVPNVRILAEADLVEALEDELFVLREQMGNDAFPGSARSYLTDWADNDKGWLRKFYPPGTDEPHYDLTPASEKALAWLEGLTDRAFVGTESRLLTLFELLRQMSEGTQTDPEARIAELKRRRDEIDGEIDRILAGDIPLLDDTALKDRFQQFLQLARELLTDFREVEHNFRVLDRRVRERIALWEGGKGALLEEIMSERDAIADSDQGRSFRAFWDFLMSQSRQEELSRLLEEVLALPPIQAMQPEPRLYRVHYDWLEAGEHTQRTVARLSEQLRRFLDDQAWLENRRIMDILHHIETRALALRETIPQGDFMSLAETGADIDLPLERPLFRPAVQNRITETAVDEGDAEVDTGVLFSQVVVDRAELSGYIRRELQMRDQVSLGEIVARHPLRHGLAEVVVYLQLASEWPWTTVDEEHRERLRWRTETGRVREAILPRVILLRNG
- a CDS encoding DUF4194 domain-containing protein, which translates into the protein MMETNAVGTNLSDESPYELSAVVIPLLKGIIYQEDSPALWLALVNLQAGVRDYVAVLGLELMLDEAEGYAFLRSREEDPDVAGTPRLVARRQLSYPVSLLLALLRKKLAEFDAGGADTRLILSRDEVVELIRIFLPAGSNETRLIDQIDTHLNKIAQLGFVRRLRGQKQMIEVRRILKAFVDAQWLSDFDRRLAEYREETAGTRETTDD
- a CDS encoding glycine-zipper-containing OmpA-like membrane domain containing protein, whose product is MKKTGFLIAFLFLTGCASGPVLYPNAHLQRVGETQAQKDVALCEAQADAYVKSDAGIAAAKSMAIGGAGGAVVGGAVGAVTGNLGRGAGVGAAAGAATGLVQGIVRASEPSPVFKNFMIRCLSEKGYEVIGWE
- a CDS encoding SDR family oxidoreductase is translated as MEIQEKKILVTGANGGIGTALVKALLDKGAAKVYAAARSTEAVAGRVSGGAGRVVAVRLDITDEDSVAAAAEQCGDSDLVINNAGVNRCVGLLAPDGMAAARREMAVNFFGTLAVCRAFAPMMAARGSGVIANVCSIIGMVNLPVNGTYCASKAAVHSLIQGLRAELAPKGVRVVGIYPGPVDTRMTAGQEMPKATPEQVAAAIVAGLEGDAEEIFPDPMSQEVHQGLLKDPKQVEREFAQMIPAAATEGPAKSGGGSGKV